The following proteins are encoded in a genomic region of Fusarium keratoplasticum isolate Fu6.1 chromosome 9, whole genome shotgun sequence:
- a CDS encoding Semialdhyde-dh domain-containing protein: MSAPSIAMRAGARRAFQQLRPIEASSRRLVQYPQIRCLSSTRSLGQYTTPNPNPPLGKKNASNDSPSRIGLIGARGYTGQALIDLFNEHPFMDLRHVSSRELAGQELEGYTKRKLTYESLIPEDIAQLDKDIDCWVMALPNSACKPYIEAIDQAQKNSDHKSVVVDISADYRFDDAWTYGLPEITKRSKIAQSTRISVPGCYATAAQLSIAPIVENDLLGGQPVVFAVSGYSGAGTKPSPRNNVENLTDNLLPYSLTGHIHEREINHHLGISAAFIPHVASWFRGIHHTVNIPLNKQISSRDIRELFQQRYDGEKLVKVVGEAPLVKAIQGRHGVEIGGFAVDKTGKRVVICSTIDNLNKGASTQCLQNMNLALGYAEFEGIPTM, encoded by the exons ATGTCTGCCCCCTCAATTGCCATGCGCGCCGGCGCCCGTCGAGCTTTTCAGCAGTTGAGACCAATTGAGGCCTCTAGCCGACGTCTCGTCCAGTATCCCCAGATCCGTTGCCTCTCATCTACGAGGTCGCTGGGGCAGTACACCACCCCCAACCCGAATCCACCTCTGGGCAAGAAGAATGCCTCGAATGATTCCCCCTCCCGCATTGGGTTGATTGGTGCTCGTGGCTATACCGGCCAGGCCTTGATTGATCTCTTCAATGAGCACCCATTCATGGACCTTCGGCATGTGTCCTCCCGAGAGCTCGCTGGCCAAGAGCTTGAGGGATACACCAAGCGCAAGCTCACCTACGAGAGCTTGATACCCGAGGACATTGCTCAGCTGGATAAGGACATCGACTGCTGGGTCATGGCTCTTCCCAATTCTGCCTGCAAGCCCTACATCGAGGCTATTGATCAGGCTCAGAAGAACAGCGATCACAagagcgtcgtcgtcgatatATCCGCCGACTATCGGTTTGATGACGCCTGGACTTATGGCCTACCTGAGATCACCAAGCGGTCCAAGATTGCTCAGTCTACCCGGATCTCTGTGCCTGGCTGTTACGCCACTGCTGCCCAGCTCAGCATTGCTCCCATCGTCGAGAACGACCTTCTTGGAGGCCAGCCTGTCGTCTTTGCCGTATCTGGATACTCAGGTGCTGGCACCAAGCCTTCTCCCAGGAACAATGTCGAAAACCTGACTGACAACCTCCTCCCCTATTCATTGACTGGTCACATTCATGAACGCGAGATCAACCATCATCTTGGTATTTCCGCTGCCTTTATTCCCCATGTGGCTTCTTGGTTCCG GGGAATTCACCACACTGTCAATATCCCGCTTAACAAGCAGATTTCCTCTCGCGACATCAGGGAGCTGTTCCAGCAGCGCTACGACGGCGAGAAGTTGGTCAAGGTCGTTGGAGAGGCGCCGCTTGTCAAGGCAATCCAGGGACGTCACGGCGTTGAGATTGGAGGGTTCGCCGTTGATAAGACTGGCAAGCGTGTGGTCAT TTGTTCCACAATAGATAACCTGAACAAGGGAGCCAGTACTCAGTGCTTGC AAAACATGAACCTGGCACTTGGTTATGCGGAATTTGAGGGCATTCCTACCATGTAA